From the genome of Gemmatimonadaceae bacterium, one region includes:
- the ppdK gene encoding pyruvate, phosphate dikinase, whose protein sequence is MSVPTSELSKSAEATSSAAPKTSKHVYFFGAGRAEGTKDMKAILGGKGANLAEMTNLGVPVPPGLTIACTCCIEFLRTGRIPEGLEQEVDEHMRRLEEASGKRFGDSNDPLLVSVRSGAPVSMPGMMETILNLGLNNRTVQSLAHQSGNPRFAYDSFRRFIQMYGDVVLHVPSGQFEQLLKAKRLTAGVATDAELSEGELRNLVEEYKSLVRAVTGKEFPMDPAAQLWGAIEAVWRSWTLKKAVDYRRVNSIGEELGTAVNVVAMVFGNMGEDSGTGVAFTRNPSTGERTFYGEFLLNAQGEDVVAGIRTPLSISEMATRLPGAYEELLATQERLERHYSDMQDIEFTVERGSLYLLQTRTGKRTATAAVCVATDMVDEGLINSRTAVLRVPPDQLGQLLHPVIDVSVRATPIAAGLPASPGAASGIAVFDPDVAEARASDGTSVILVRDETTPEDFHGIVAARAVLTARGGMTSHAAVVARGMGKCAVVGAKDMHVDLEKRQFSVDGTTVSEGDYITVDGASGKVYQGDLPTTPSEVVQVIRGMRPAHGAATYGAFARLLGWADEARRLKVRANADTPADARIARGFGAEGIGLCRTEHMFFEGDRITPMREMIVARDIAGRRRALTKLLPIQRTDFEGIFEAMHGLPVTIRLLDPPLHEFLPHGGEESKLLARTLGISRAELLHIVESLRETNPMLGHRGCRLGITYPEITEMQGRAIFEAAVRAKRRGIDVRPEIMIPLVATVREFENQRGVLEEVAQQVLGVMGEDVPYTIGTMIELPRAALTADEIAKSAEFFSFGTNDLTQTTFGLSRDDAGRFLPNYIERGIIPDDPFQVLDQNGVGKLIGIAVSAGRSVRPQLKVGICGEHGGEPRSVKFCHSIGLDYVSCSPYRVPIARLAAAHAALESGPQESPST, encoded by the coding sequence ATGAGCGTTCCGACGTCCGAGCTGTCGAAAAGCGCGGAGGCCACGTCTTCGGCTGCGCCGAAGACTTCAAAGCACGTCTACTTCTTCGGCGCCGGTCGCGCGGAAGGAACGAAGGACATGAAGGCGATTCTCGGCGGCAAGGGCGCGAATCTCGCCGAGATGACCAACCTTGGCGTTCCAGTGCCGCCGGGTCTCACGATCGCTTGCACCTGTTGCATCGAATTCCTGCGCACTGGTCGCATTCCGGAGGGCCTCGAGCAGGAAGTCGACGAGCACATGCGGCGACTCGAGGAGGCTTCGGGCAAGCGCTTCGGTGATTCGAACGATCCGCTCCTCGTCTCCGTTCGATCGGGCGCTCCCGTCTCCATGCCAGGCATGATGGAGACAATTCTCAATCTGGGTCTGAACAACCGCACCGTTCAGAGTCTGGCCCACCAGAGTGGGAATCCGCGTTTCGCGTACGACTCGTTCCGTCGCTTCATCCAGATGTACGGTGACGTGGTGCTCCACGTGCCGTCTGGGCAGTTTGAGCAACTTCTAAAGGCGAAGCGACTCACCGCCGGCGTCGCGACGGACGCGGAGCTCAGCGAGGGCGAGCTGCGCAATCTCGTCGAGGAGTACAAGAGCCTCGTGCGCGCCGTCACGGGAAAGGAATTTCCGATGGATCCCGCGGCGCAGCTCTGGGGAGCGATCGAGGCCGTCTGGCGCTCATGGACGCTCAAGAAGGCCGTGGACTATCGCCGAGTGAACAGTATCGGCGAAGAGCTTGGGACGGCGGTGAATGTCGTCGCGATGGTTTTTGGAAACATGGGCGAAGACTCCGGTACCGGCGTCGCTTTCACGCGCAACCCTTCCACGGGCGAGCGCACCTTCTACGGTGAATTCCTCCTCAACGCGCAGGGTGAGGACGTTGTTGCCGGCATTCGGACACCGCTCTCGATCAGCGAGATGGCAACGCGACTTCCAGGCGCCTACGAAGAGCTTCTGGCAACGCAGGAACGTCTCGAGCGGCATTACTCGGACATGCAGGACATCGAGTTCACGGTCGAGCGTGGCTCGCTGTACCTGCTGCAAACGCGGACCGGCAAGCGCACGGCGACAGCGGCGGTGTGCGTCGCGACCGACATGGTCGATGAAGGTTTGATAAACTCGCGCACCGCGGTGCTCCGCGTTCCGCCAGATCAGCTTGGCCAACTCCTGCACCCGGTGATCGACGTGAGCGTTCGCGCAACGCCGATCGCCGCTGGTCTTCCCGCCAGTCCTGGTGCGGCGAGTGGCATCGCCGTGTTCGATCCTGACGTCGCCGAAGCGCGCGCGAGCGACGGAACGAGCGTCATCCTTGTCCGCGATGAAACGACTCCGGAGGATTTTCACGGTATCGTTGCCGCGAGAGCAGTGCTCACGGCGCGTGGTGGAATGACCAGTCACGCCGCCGTCGTCGCACGCGGCATGGGCAAATGTGCCGTGGTCGGTGCGAAGGACATGCACGTCGATCTCGAGAAGCGCCAATTCTCCGTCGACGGAACCACGGTCTCCGAGGGGGACTACATCACCGTCGACGGCGCGAGCGGTAAAGTGTACCAAGGCGACCTGCCGACGACGCCGAGCGAAGTCGTGCAGGTCATTCGCGGAATGCGCCCCGCGCACGGCGCGGCGACGTATGGCGCATTCGCGCGACTCCTCGGTTGGGCAGACGAAGCGCGGCGTCTCAAGGTTCGCGCGAATGCCGATACGCCTGCTGACGCGCGGATCGCGCGCGGCTTTGGCGCGGAAGGAATTGGGCTCTGCCGCACCGAGCACATGTTCTTCGAGGGCGATCGCATCACGCCCATGCGCGAAATGATCGTCGCCCGCGATATCGCGGGGCGCCGGCGCGCCCTCACGAAGCTGCTGCCCATCCAACGCACCGACTTCGAAGGGATCTTCGAGGCGATGCACGGGTTACCAGTTACCATTCGCTTGCTCGACCCGCCTCTACATGAGTTCCTTCCCCACGGAGGCGAGGAGAGCAAGCTGCTGGCGCGCACGCTTGGAATTTCGCGCGCCGAGCTGCTTCACATCGTCGAATCCTTGCGCGAAACAAATCCGATGCTCGGGCATCGTGGCTGCCGTCTTGGCATCACCTACCCCGAAATCACCGAGATGCAAGGGCGCGCAATCTTCGAGGCCGCCGTGCGTGCGAAACGACGCGGCATAGACGTACGTCCAGAGATCATGATTCCGTTAGTCGCGACGGTTAGAGAGTTCGAAAACCAACGCGGAGTGCTCGAGGAGGTTGCTCAACAGGTGCTGGGTGTCATGGGTGAGGATGTTCCCTACACCATCGGGACGATGATCGAGTTGCCTCGGGCAGCACTCACCGCGGATGAGATCGCGAAATCAGCCGAGTTCTTTTCATTTGGAACCAATGATTTAACACAGACCACGTTCGGACTCAGCCGAGACGATGCAGGCCGCTTCCTTCCGAATTACATCGAACGTGGTATAATTCCCGACGATCCCTTTCAAGTGTTGGATCAGAACGGTGTTGGGAAGCTGATTGGCATTGCCGTAAGTGCCGGTCGGAGCGTCCGCCCTCAGTTGAAGGTCGGCATCTGCGGTGAACATGGCGGCGAGCCGCGCTCCGTGAAGTTCTGCCATTCGATCGGCTTGGATTACGTCTCGTGCTCCCCCTACCGCGTCCCAATCGCCCGCCTCGCCGCAGCCCATGCCGCTCTTGAATCTGGCCCTCAGGAATCCCCGAGCACGTAG
- a CDS encoding bifunctional YncE family protein/alkaline phosphatase family protein — protein MRDLFANPRRAAGGTLVMLVRHGLRFVMVVALCVGGATGVTGCEGASARMAAARVAASAPPTQVRLPTGATLDPVAPSVQLGSMPLAVAAHPGGRYVVALLNGWREQGIQVFDRRSGQVVQTVHLPAVFLGLTFNHSGDTLFVSGGYRDAIYEFVWDNGRARLIDSIALTSRGGAPRGQHYPAGIALSADGRTLYVAENLSDSLAVVDIASRRVRQRLPLGRYPYGVVTTRTGEVFATAWDDSLVFAFRADSAGTLSQARRLPGGRHPSAMLLNRAETRLFVASASTDRVTVLDTRSGKKVRELLDAPPRGPKEGSTPNALALSADESRLFVAEADNNAVAVFEISEQTVGDAHGHGGDSLTGRIPVEWYPTALLSLGDSLLVVSGKGRGTSPNPDGPTPYKPNEQHTRSYTLGQLDGTLMSVAASGLTPGAVRALTARVADANGWNQSVRSQPSYPPFQHVIYIIKENRTYDEVLGDLSPGDGDSSLALFPRSNTPNHHALAERFGIFDRFFVNAEVSADGHNWSTGAYVTDYVEKTEASHYSKRGRTYDYEGTNRGVASRSIPDGDVSEPANGYLWDLAQHAGITFRNYGEFVSRDARARGAPRYVGNKPFLAAHTNAEYPGFDLDIPDQHRVDIWLEDFRRDVKDGTLPQLTILRLPNDHTAALKAGALSPRSLVADNDLALGRLIEALSSSRYWPKTAVFVLEDDAQNGPDHVDSHRSELFVISAYNAPGVYHRFANTTDVVATMAEILHLGSLSQFDYFGRPLRDVFAPRPNLAAYTALKPSVSLVDRNPLSGPGVTGSARLDLSAEDRADEDLFNVVLWRALKGPRVPYPGPRRASLLDVSRAQ, from the coding sequence GTGCGCGACTTGTTCGCGAATCCCAGACGAGCAGCCGGAGGGACACTCGTTATGCTGGTGCGACATGGCCTTCGTTTCGTGATGGTAGTCGCGCTGTGCGTCGGAGGGGCGACGGGCGTCACCGGCTGTGAAGGCGCTTCGGCGCGTATGGCCGCAGCACGCGTGGCAGCTTCGGCGCCGCCCACACAAGTTCGCCTTCCGACAGGGGCCACGCTCGATCCTGTCGCGCCTTCGGTGCAACTGGGCTCGATGCCGCTCGCAGTTGCAGCGCATCCGGGGGGACGCTACGTCGTCGCGCTCCTGAACGGGTGGCGAGAGCAGGGAATTCAAGTATTCGATCGCCGCTCCGGGCAAGTCGTTCAGACGGTGCATCTGCCGGCGGTCTTTCTCGGCCTGACCTTCAATCACTCAGGCGACACACTGTTCGTTTCTGGTGGGTATCGCGATGCCATTTACGAGTTTGTCTGGGACAATGGGCGCGCGCGATTGATCGACAGCATTGCGCTGACCTCGCGCGGTGGCGCTCCTCGCGGTCAACACTATCCCGCCGGGATCGCTCTGTCAGCAGATGGGCGAACGTTGTACGTCGCCGAGAATCTATCCGATTCCCTCGCTGTGGTCGACATCGCCAGCCGTCGGGTGCGGCAGCGGCTGCCGTTAGGCAGGTATCCATATGGAGTCGTCACGACCCGGACCGGAGAGGTCTTCGCGACGGCATGGGATGACAGTCTGGTGTTTGCATTCAGAGCAGACTCCGCTGGGACGCTTTCACAAGCGCGACGTCTCCCCGGTGGCCGGCATCCGTCTGCGATGCTGCTCAATCGGGCCGAGACGCGGCTGTTCGTCGCGTCGGCGAGCACCGACCGGGTCACCGTGCTGGACACGCGGAGCGGCAAGAAGGTCAGAGAACTCCTCGATGCACCGCCGAGAGGGCCAAAAGAGGGCAGCACGCCGAACGCGCTCGCACTATCCGCCGACGAATCGCGCCTGTTTGTTGCCGAGGCCGACAATAACGCCGTCGCCGTGTTCGAAATCAGCGAGCAAACCGTGGGCGACGCGCATGGGCACGGCGGCGATTCCCTGACCGGTCGCATTCCCGTGGAATGGTACCCCACGGCCCTCCTGTCGTTAGGCGATTCGTTGCTCGTCGTGAGTGGAAAGGGTAGGGGCACAAGTCCGAATCCCGACGGCCCGACTCCATATAAACCGAATGAGCAGCACACGCGTTCGTACACGCTTGGACAGCTCGATGGCACATTGATGAGCGTCGCCGCATCGGGTCTCACCCCAGGTGCGGTGAGGGCACTCACGGCGCGCGTTGCCGACGCCAACGGTTGGAATCAGAGCGTGCGGTCGCAACCGAGCTATCCGCCATTCCAGCACGTGATCTACATCATCAAAGAGAACCGAACCTACGATGAGGTACTCGGTGATCTCTCGCCAGGCGATGGGGATTCCTCACTTGCGCTCTTTCCGCGCAGCAACACACCGAATCACCATGCGTTGGCGGAACGATTTGGAATCTTCGATCGCTTCTTCGTCAACGCCGAGGTGAGCGCGGATGGACACAACTGGTCGACGGGAGCATACGTCACGGACTACGTCGAGAAGACGGAGGCATCGCATTACTCGAAGCGTGGGCGGACGTACGACTACGAGGGAACGAACCGCGGCGTGGCATCGCGGTCCATTCCGGACGGCGATGTGAGTGAACCAGCGAATGGCTATCTCTGGGATCTCGCGCAACACGCGGGCATCACCTTCCGCAACTACGGTGAATTCGTATCACGTGATGCACGGGCGCGCGGAGCGCCGCGGTATGTGGGGAACAAGCCATTTCTTGCCGCGCACACGAACGCCGAGTATCCCGGCTTCGACCTCGACATCCCGGATCAACATCGCGTGGATATTTGGCTCGAGGATTTTCGTCGGGACGTGAAGGATGGCACGCTGCCCCAGCTCACGATCCTCCGCCTGCCTAACGACCACACCGCCGCTCTCAAAGCGGGCGCGCTGAGCCCACGCTCGCTCGTCGCCGACAATGACCTCGCGCTGGGGCGACTGATCGAGGCGCTCTCGAGCTCGCGCTACTGGCCGAAGACGGCCGTCTTCGTCCTCGAGGATGACGCGCAGAACGGGCCGGATCATGTCGATTCGCACCGGTCGGAGCTCTTCGTAATCTCTGCGTACAATGCGCCGGGCGTCTACCATCGGTTCGCGAACACGACTGACGTCGTGGCGACGATGGCGGAGATCCTCCACCTCGGATCTCTCTCTCAATTCGACTACTTCGGGCGACCGCTGCGAGACGTCTTTGCGCCTCGCCCGAACCTGGCGGCGTACACAGCGCTCAAGCCCTCCGTGTCACTGGTGGACCGTAACCCATTATCCGGACCGGGTGTAACGGGGTCGGCACGTCTAGATCTTTCGGCCGAAGACCGGGCCGATGAGGATCTGTTCAACGTGGTGCTCTGGCGGGCGTTGAAGGGCCCTCGGGTCCCGTATCCCGGTCCACGCCGGGCATCACTGCTCGACGTGAGCCGGGCTCAGTGA
- a CDS encoding glycosyltransferase family 4 protein: MVRDDRSLRIALVTEYYYPHLGGVCEHVHFFAREARRRGHHVDVITSHIPGAQEQPHVIRLGRSQPVYCNGSQARITIGLGLRRQMRNVLRRGRYDVVHVHSPLTPVLPLLAIEEAECPVVGTFHTYFDKSIGYTLGRRYFQKRLDMLSSAIAVSNSTTVALERYFDADWKIIPNGIDTDVFNPAAPAPRGFPRDVPTILFLGRFDPRNGLSTLIDSFRHIKGGSREAKLVVVGDGPLRDHYYRLAGGDPDILFVGAVLEGRPSYYAHSTVYACPTTKASFGITLLESMACETPVVCSDILGFRDVVVHEREALMVPCGDHRALADSLVRILDDPGLGMQLGTTGRENSLSYSWARVTSQVLGVYRSVLGHVAEEVA; the protein is encoded by the coding sequence GTGGTTCGGGACGATCGGTCGCTCCGCATTGCATTGGTGACGGAGTACTACTATCCGCACCTGGGCGGCGTCTGCGAGCACGTGCATTTCTTTGCGCGCGAAGCCCGTCGCCGTGGGCATCATGTCGATGTCATCACGTCGCACATTCCGGGCGCGCAAGAGCAGCCGCACGTCATTCGGCTTGGCCGCAGTCAGCCGGTATACTGCAATGGATCGCAGGCGCGAATCACGATTGGCCTCGGGTTACGGCGACAAATGCGTAACGTGTTGCGACGAGGCCGCTACGACGTCGTGCACGTCCACTCGCCGCTCACGCCCGTTCTTCCGCTGCTCGCGATCGAAGAAGCGGAGTGCCCGGTGGTCGGCACGTTCCATACGTACTTCGACAAGTCGATCGGATATACGCTCGGCCGCCGTTACTTCCAGAAGCGGCTCGACATGCTCAGCAGCGCAATCGCGGTTTCGAATAGCACGACGGTTGCCCTCGAGCGGTACTTCGACGCCGATTGGAAGATCATTCCCAACGGCATCGACACCGACGTCTTTAATCCGGCGGCGCCTGCACCGAGAGGGTTCCCGCGCGATGTACCGACGATTCTCTTTCTCGGCCGATTCGACCCGCGCAACGGATTGTCGACCTTGATCGATTCCTTCCGCCACATCAAAGGCGGGTCGCGCGAAGCCAAGCTCGTCGTTGTCGGCGATGGACCACTGCGCGATCACTACTATCGCCTCGCCGGCGGCGATCCGGACATCCTCTTCGTTGGCGCCGTGCTCGAGGGGCGGCCCAGCTACTACGCGCACAGCACCGTCTACGCGTGTCCAACGACGAAGGCGTCGTTCGGCATCACACTCCTCGAATCGATGGCCTGCGAAACGCCGGTCGTCTGCTCCGACATTCTTGGATTCCGCGACGTCGTCGTGCATGAGCGCGAGGCGTTGATGGTGCCCTGCGGCGATCACCGCGCGCTGGCGGATTCGCTCGTCCGCATCCTCGACGATCCGGGGCTGGGCATGCAGCTCGGAACAACGGGACGCGAGAACTCGCTCTCGTACTCCTGGGCGCGCGTCACGTCACAGGTGCTCGGCGTATATCGCTCTGTCCTCGGACACGTGGCTGAAGAAGTCGCATGA
- a CDS encoding lysylphosphatidylglycerol synthase transmembrane domain-containing protein codes for MKRHLTRALRFTITGLILVMLVVFATKVNWHSTWAAIRDSSISILLAAALVNLLSLVLKGVRWWIFLRPIGVTSLWLALRATFAGAGLNNVLVANSGEAARVIFVSRAAHVTSAKVLATLALERLFELIGYVIMLALAVSFLPLPSALERTRPFAWLALLLIGGMLVYLVRRPEGPEHMLEGSDDGWRAKARQYIRRFMHALAGISTGPRFGIALALSVGIWSLQVATYALTAAAAHFPLPLVGTVAAILAVNVGFAIRATPGNVGVFQMLYAATTTAFGFDENTAIAVAFLIQTQQILPVTILGIGLAPEFIFQKRRKAARPDNILPDERVLEKTVAGD; via the coding sequence ATGAAGCGACATCTGACGCGCGCACTTCGATTCACGATCACGGGGCTCATCCTCGTCATGCTCGTCGTGTTTGCGACGAAGGTGAACTGGCACTCGACGTGGGCAGCAATTCGGGACTCCTCGATCTCGATTTTGCTTGCCGCCGCACTCGTGAATCTGCTGTCGCTTGTGCTCAAGGGTGTTCGGTGGTGGATTTTTCTTCGCCCAATCGGTGTGACGTCGCTGTGGCTCGCGCTGCGCGCTACGTTCGCGGGCGCCGGGCTGAACAACGTTCTCGTAGCCAATAGCGGTGAAGCGGCGCGCGTGATTTTCGTCTCGCGCGCCGCACATGTTACGAGCGCCAAGGTGCTCGCGACGCTCGCGCTCGAACGCCTGTTCGAGCTGATCGGCTACGTTATCATGCTCGCGCTGGCGGTGTCGTTCCTTCCCCTTCCGTCTGCACTCGAGCGCACGAGGCCCTTTGCGTGGCTCGCGCTACTCTTGATCGGCGGGATGCTTGTGTATCTCGTTCGTCGGCCCGAGGGTCCCGAGCACATGCTCGAAGGCTCGGATGACGGATGGCGCGCGAAGGCTCGGCAGTACATTCGGCGATTCATGCATGCTCTCGCCGGGATCTCGACGGGTCCACGCTTCGGCATCGCATTGGCTCTCTCCGTGGGCATCTGGTCGCTCCAGGTCGCGACGTACGCGCTCACCGCTGCCGCTGCGCACTTCCCGCTGCCACTCGTCGGTACCGTCGCCGCGATTCTCGCGGTCAATGTCGGATTTGCAATCCGCGCCACACCCGGCAATGTCGGTGTCTTTCAAATGCTCTACGCCGCGACCACGACGGCGTTCGGCTTTGATGAAAACACCGCGATTGCCGTCGCCTTCCTGATCCAAACGCAGCAGATCCTGCCGGTGACGATTCTCGGCATCGGACTCGCGCCCGAGTTCATCTTCCAGAAGCGTCGCAAGGCTGCACGTCCAGACAACATCCTGCCTGACGAGCGGGTTCTCGAAAAGACGGTGGCAGGCGATTAG
- the pal gene encoding peptidoglycan-associated lipoprotein Pal — protein MLASKFVAPIAAILAVAACHHAPPAVTPTPESQSAAAPTAAPARSDVARRGGDGAVLAGEARDRELAAARAAVARPVYFDFDNATIRNDQRDALEAKVPALSRSSGLRIRVEGNTDERGSAEYNIALGMRRAAEARRFLTDRGIDASRIDVVSYGEERPACTGSDESCWQQNRRDDFKIAAGDVTVPTAKP, from the coding sequence ATGCTCGCGAGCAAGTTTGTCGCGCCCATCGCCGCAATTCTCGCCGTCGCTGCCTGCCACCACGCACCGCCCGCGGTCACGCCAACTCCGGAGTCGCAATCGGCTGCGGCCCCGACCGCGGCGCCAGCGCGTAGCGACGTGGCGCGCCGAGGAGGCGATGGCGCCGTGCTCGCCGGCGAGGCGAGAGACCGCGAACTGGCAGCAGCCCGGGCTGCCGTGGCGCGGCCGGTTTATTTCGATTTCGATAACGCCACTATTCGGAACGATCAACGCGACGCGCTCGAGGCAAAGGTGCCTGCGCTGTCGCGAAGTTCCGGGCTGCGCATCCGCGTCGAAGGCAACACGGACGAGCGCGGATCAGCAGAGTACAACATCGCACTCGGGATGCGGCGAGCAGCGGAAGCGAGACGATTCCTCACTGACCGCGGCATCGACGCCTCTCGTATCGATGTCGTGAGCTACGGTGAGGAGCGCCCCGCGTGCACCGGTAGTGACGAGAGCTGCTGGCAGCAGAATCGTCGTGACGATTTCAAGATCGCGGCTGGAGACGTGACCGTCCCGACTGCCAAGCCCTGA
- a CDS encoding polysaccharide deacetylase family protein yields MIVAPALGVVVAGALAHGAYYPNSPIFGPVIAHLRTDDPLVALTFDDGPNPEATPAILDALASRGAKASFFILGRHAERWPELVRRIAAEGHCVCNHGFYHQKLHFKSPRYVRDDLQLGTSAIVSACGVRPAYFRAPHGFRSPWVTYIARSLGQRTVGWGHGVWDSARPGVEVIAERTQRVARRGAILLLHDGDGYDPLGDRMQTARAVPLIVDRIREAGLEFTTLDKAA; encoded by the coding sequence ATGATCGTTGCGCCGGCGCTCGGCGTTGTCGTCGCCGGAGCGCTCGCACACGGTGCGTACTATCCCAATAGTCCGATCTTCGGTCCTGTCATTGCGCATCTGCGCACCGACGATCCGCTCGTTGCGCTCACGTTCGACGACGGGCCGAATCCGGAGGCGACGCCAGCGATTCTCGACGCGCTCGCGTCGCGTGGAGCGAAAGCCTCGTTCTTTATCCTTGGTCGTCATGCGGAGCGATGGCCCGAGCTCGTGCGACGCATCGCCGCCGAGGGACACTGCGTCTGCAATCACGGGTTCTATCACCAGAAACTGCACTTCAAATCGCCGCGCTACGTGCGAGATGATTTGCAACTTGGAACAAGCGCGATCGTAAGTGCCTGCGGCGTGCGGCCTGCGTACTTCCGCGCGCCGCACGGCTTTCGCAGCCCCTGGGTCACCTACATCGCACGCTCGCTCGGCCAGCGCACGGTTGGTTGGGGTCACGGTGTCTGGGATTCGGCACGTCCTGGCGTCGAGGTCATTGCCGAGCGCACCCAGCGAGTCGCGAGACGTGGTGCGATTCTGCTCTTGCATGACGGAGACGGATACGATCCTTTGGGCGATCGGATGCAGACGGCACGCGCGGTGCCACTGATAGTCGATCGGATTCGTGAAGCGGGGCTCGAGTTTACCACCCTCGACAAGGCCGCATGA
- a CDS encoding redoxin domain-containing protein — protein MSDDIHPEGGTDRRHFLGVAALGFAASRFGFLGNERRNRAPADGELRSLGQATAWLNSQPLTASSLRGKVVAVDFWTFTCVNWLRTLPYLRAWADKYGNQNLIVIGAHAPEFPFERNVENVRREAKTLRVDYPIAIDNDFAIWRAFKNEYWPGLYLIDAQGRVRYHQFGEGEYAQSERVIQQLLTEAGHRGVEEQIAAVEPRGGEVAADWNNLGSQETYVGYERAENFASPGGASIDAPHVYRPPERLALNHWAAHRRLDDIQAGGFVECGEGRRCNLVSCP, from the coding sequence GTGTCAGACGATATCCATCCCGAGGGTGGCACTGATCGGCGACACTTCCTTGGCGTCGCCGCACTTGGGTTTGCGGCGTCGCGTTTTGGCTTTCTGGGGAACGAGCGACGCAATCGAGCGCCTGCCGACGGCGAGCTACGCTCTCTCGGCCAAGCCACGGCGTGGCTGAACTCGCAGCCATTGACAGCCAGCAGCCTCCGCGGCAAGGTCGTGGCGGTGGATTTCTGGACGTTCACCTGCGTCAATTGGTTGCGAACGCTGCCGTATCTCCGCGCTTGGGCTGACAAATACGGCAATCAGAATCTGATCGTGATTGGCGCGCACGCGCCCGAATTCCCATTCGAGCGAAATGTCGAGAACGTGCGTCGCGAAGCGAAGACCCTCCGTGTCGACTATCCAATCGCCATCGACAACGACTTCGCCATCTGGCGGGCGTTCAAGAATGAGTACTGGCCCGGTCTCTACCTGATCGACGCGCAAGGGCGCGTGCGCTATCACCAGTTCGGTGAGGGCGAGTATGCGCAATCGGAGCGGGTGATTCAGCAGTTGCTAACAGAGGCTGGCCATCGGGGCGTGGAAGAGCAGATCGCTGCCGTCGAACCTCGTGGTGGCGAGGTGGCTGCCGACTGGAACAACCTCGGCAGTCAGGAGACATATGTCGGTTACGAGCGCGCCGAGAACTTCGCGTCGCCAGGCGGCGCCAGCATCGATGCGCCGCACGTCTATCGCCCGCCAGAGCGACTGGCGTTGAATCACTGGGCGGCTCACAGGCGACTGGACGATATCCAAGCAGGCGGCTTCGTCGAATGCGGCGAAGGGCGCCGTTGCAATCTCGTTTCATGCCCGTGA